DNA from Phragmites australis chromosome 16, lpPhrAust1.1, whole genome shotgun sequence:
CGTGCTCAATTCTTTGTCccgctatttttttttcaagagcTTTATGTTTTGATCATATGATATGTAATTGACATCATTAATTATGACATGGATTTATATACAAACACTTTCTTGGACTACTTGTTTATTCCACCACAAACTTTTAAATTCTCactaaaaaaataagataattgctcaaaataaacaaaaatttCCACCCCCAAATCTCTTGTAGTAGTATCTTAATTATCTTCACCAAATTTTGGGCTTGTTTAATGCGCCACAGAAATAGACAACTCATCATGACCACAATATTTATCGAAGGAAAGAGTTATTGAATTTTAATGAGGGGAGACTCCTAGGTGGCTATCCTAATTTATGAGCATTAGCTTAAGATGAAAAATACAATAATAGGATCACTAATTTATGAGCACCTATTTGAAACTTTTCCAATTACGTCACCAGATCCATGGATCATGATGGACCATCATGCACCCATGATGAGGCTGAGAGCAGGGGGGAAAAATTTCGGCCGAAAACTAGCGACAAACCTAGTTTATCGGGTCTATCGGTGTACCTtagtataaaaaatttatcatgTTTACGggtattttgtttaaattttatccGATATATCCGATAAATTATGTTTACCTATGATCTTaggtaaattttatttaccggtATAAGAACCTAGCTGAGAGTCCTTTCGAGGGTACATAGACTTTCCGGTAGGGTGCATTCATAAATAATATCAAAGTTTCGATTACAACTTGGATTTCTCCATTGCATTGCACAAGCACATAAACAACTCCATGATATTGTAGATACCAAATTCCACTTTCATTAGctaaatcatatccagaagtaAGCATTGGTCATCCAATTATAAATGGATCGTtcaccaaatttttttttcaagaggCTTCATCATGATAACTGTGATGAAAAAGCACAAAAACAAAGATGTTCACTGGATAATGGGAACACAAGTTGCTATGAGGAGCATCCTATTCCATGTCCCCGGAACGATTGGTCCAGTTTAATCTATCTTTGACCAGTCTCTGTCTATTTTGACTCTTTCTCTTACTACTAACAACAATATCATCCTTTTTGGAATCAACTTTAAGTGGGTGGCTCTACTGGTCTACCTCACAATACCTTCAATTGAGCCCTTGGAAGAACCACTTCACTTGAACCTGTAAAAGAACACATCGATGCACTATCTTTAGCAGGCCATATTGGTCTAGTGCCAGAGGCACGCAATGATCTTATAGTAAAGggaaagacaaaaaaaaaaacttgtagtAAAGGCTATAGTTCAGAAAATGGAATGTTTTACCATGGAACAATTTCCATTGGCTGtctctctttttattttgaAGGCACATTTTCAGAGCTTTATGTTGTTAAGAAAACTTAGGATGTTCAAAAAGCTTATAGAAACTTAATGTACCAACAGATCCGATTGTTCTCATATAGGCAGAACCGCAGAAGACATGTTCCACATTGTTCTTAGATAGGTACAACTTCACTGTACCTCAGAACCAATCCAGGAAAATGAAAAACCTCTCCTAAAGGCCTAACATTGCATATCTAtgatttgccaaaaaaaaagggaCAAATAATCAATTATGAAGGAAATCTACTGTAAATGTGTGTATGATCTGAAATTCAACAACTGCATTCCACAAAACTAAACCAAGATCAATCGACAAATGCATCACCTTGCTGCTGGAAAAGGAGCTCCTCACAGTGGTAGTTCTTCGCTTCTTCTTGCTACCACATCAacaaaaattcaaatacatgTACTAACTAACCTCCGTCTAGGTGAAGGTAAAAAAACATAATTGCAATTTGCTATGGCAGAAAATATATTGGTTAGACTAACTGCTGCACAAACCAAATATAAACCATAAATAGGAAACCATTTCGAATTTAGCAGAGTGAGCCCAAGCCTTCAGTTGTTTTCAAAAGATTACTTATCCAAATTTAGGACCATCAAGATTAGACCAAAAAAAGTTTAAGGCTGCCAGAGCACATATGTAGTTGGCAATTCTCTATTTCTGAAGACatccatttttttaatttacgtGTCTGAGTATATGTTGTTCCCAAGAAAAGATATGCTTACATTGAGATACAGAAAAGGAAAGAAGGATATATGGTTTACATCCAACTTGACAACTTATATGAGTAAATTTCCACTCATAGATGCCAAAAGAtgatgcatatcattatcttttgtTTGATGCAGAATAGTCATGATCTTCTTAACAATTACAACTCACCCTGCTTAATGTATAAGCCAACATTGCTTAAATTGTCTGCATATATAGTAAAAATGCACTTTGTTAGTGAAATGCTAAGCATTCCAAAATTATCATGAGAAACTCTGTTTATAATACTTTATTCTAAGGGAATACAGCAAGGGAAACCCCTTCCGCGGAAATGAAACGCCTAGGTTGCAACCCTAGGGATCGAACCCAGACAGGCTTGGCGAACAACCCCGCACCAAGCCACCCGAGCTACGCTCGGTTTTCCTTTATATACTTCTAGTAAAAGACAAACATATCAATACAAGGCCACTACATAGATGAATCAAAATTGCCGCTTAATTAATAGAGAAGATTAGGGATCATTACCTTTCCCTTGAGTTTTATCATTGTACTAACATTCAGACTGTGCTTTTGGTCCAAAATTTTGAATTGCCTCAAATGATAAACCAGCAGCTTCATTAGGGCtcctgattaaaaaaaatacaaagtaAATAAATCAGATATTCGAGCCTAGCTGCTGTTcgacaaaaaaaattctattgtGCAACGCCCAAGTGACCAACCCAGAGCCcatatataagtgtgtttaatCTGTTGTCAATATAGACAACATCGAATAAAAGCTTTTGATATCAGGAAGCAGGTGGGGAAAATGGCAAGAACCGTCACACATTTGGAATTGAAGAGCGCATGTTGGCTTTGGAATCTTTAAATCGAACGGTGGACAATTTTCGATGATGTGACCAGCTAAGGATTGAGAATAAGAAAATTGGATATTGTTAGTGGGGATGCtctatataagatatatatgATATCTGAAATTTAATTACACAACAAGGTGGCTTTGCATTAGAGATACAGAATGAAGCACACAGACAGGACCTTTAATAGCTGCAACCTAGTCagctatgaaaaaaaaatgtacataGGATTTCTTAAAGAAATTTACAATTATTTTCCTTCTACACCCATGGAACAAATTATACTTGTAGCCTACTTCAGAAAATTGGGAGAAATTCACCATCCtacttagggtctgtttggttggaccGAGGCTTTTTCAAAAACTGCTTATAGAAAAGCTACTTTTGAATTGGCTTTTGATGTAGATgaaatgtataatatatgtaatagccATTAGAACAATATCACTTAGAAGCTACAAAAACTCCTCCAGATCAGCTTCTAACTTCAAGTAATAATGACAGGCTTTGCTTCTCAAAAGCCATTTCCAGAAACGAACTGTTTTGTTCAGCTTTCTGCTTCTGAGTAGCAGAAGCTAAATCAAACATGGCCTTAGCTTACCAAACTATTGGAGTCTTGATAATGGCCAGAAGAAGTACCAGAGAAAGACTtacaatgagaaaaagaaaaggaaaacgtGTATTTGTAAGCTTAAATTCCAGAGCTTCTAAACAGTTACATACTAAAGACAGAACTGAGTGCCCAACTGAACCgaagcaattttttttctcagaaaCATTATTTCAGTTATGAAAAGGAAGTTAGAGTTGCAATTGTGTAAAATATAGATGTGAGCTCATTTGTCGGTTAACATGATGCACAACTACTGCTCCACTCACCCGTTGCCAATGACGACACAGTAAATATTTTACCAGAATAAGAGGAAAATTTACCACATGATGAATCGAACAACTGTTCTTTTATTATCAAAAGTTCAAAACTATTAAGTCTGGAACAACAGCCATGGCATGTTCTGAACCATGTTATCTGAATCTTCACCATTGCAAAATTCCTTcattcatatacatatgtattGAAGCTGTAAACATATATTAAGAGCTTGTTTGTCACGGCTCCAGCTCTGAGATCCACACTCGATCTggagtttgtataataaaataaagtgatttaaatttttatttttagttcaaaataaaaataagatggcTCAATTAACTCTCAATCCACTCACTGCTCCAGATTCAAGATTCTTTGAAGCTAGATTTGACCGGTTCTAAGAAATCTTGGATCTGGAGCTATGCTAAATAGGACCTAAATAGCATGGTGAAGCAACATGATCACAGCTTGATTGTGTCAGTAATTTAATCAAGCAGGTGGCGTGCATGAGGCGGCGTCTTGGTCTTCACACGGCGTTGAGCGGGGGTGCCTACGGGCAACAGCATGGAGCCCAACGTCGGGCGGTGTGGACACCATGGAGGCCTGGCGCGGTGGTGTGGACACCAGGGAGTGCGGCGCCGTCACCTCTCCGAGACCTGGCATCGGCGgcgggatcgggagtgggaacATACGGCTCCGTCCCTAACCCCACTTGATAGTGGAGCAGGGAGCAGCGGATCGTGACCGCCGGCGTAGGAGAACAAATCAGCCTACCGCCGGTGACCCGTTTTCGCCCCTAGGCCGGCCGGTGGGAGGCGGTGGGCGGGCGGTAGAGGGGCAGGAGCGGGATCAGGGGGGTTCGATCGGGAGAGGGAGCATCAAGAAACATCAGCCGTTCGATGCAACGGCATGGCTTCAAATGAATATCAACCGTTGGATGTAATCGAGCCCCGTCTCCACACCCGGTTGCCTCTCCTGCTCGGCGGCGAGCCCCGTCTCCACACTCCGGACCGGCCTTGGCACCGTCCAGCTCGGCGGCTTCGGCAGGCGCTACTTCATCTGCGACGCCGGGATGAAGCTGCAGGTCCGGGCCGTGCCGGCAGGCGCTACTTCATCGGCGGAGGCAACGAAACGGGTCGCCCGGTGGCCTCTGCCTGGGCGACTCGCCGACGACCATCACCACCCCCTACGGCTCAGCGCCGGGGTCTTCAGGCAGTGTCAGCTCTGTGCTTGCCATCATGGCGTTGCTGCTTGGCCTCATTGTTTAGCTGATTATTTCACTCCTGCTAGTACAACAGTTTATCAATCTCGTATCAATTGTAAAACATAATGTCTCTGTTATAAAGATTCATGCCAGATGATTAACTTGGATCACAAAAAAAATGACTGAACACTGGAGGCTGTTCACGATATACGACACAGAATTTGACATTGTTGTTATGGAGAACAAGAACGAACATTCTTCTTTTCTCCACAAAAAATGGTACAGCCATCGAAGGTAGTGGCCTCTATAGGGCGCCACAAACGTCAGCTTACTCAGTCATCCACGAACTACCACATAAGAACAATAGTTACGCCCAATCGATGGATCGAACAGCTAGGGACTTCGGTTGCGATGAATTTACACGGTGTGAGTGCGACCAATCGAAGCGATTATGCAACAGGTGGGCATGCTTCGCTGTCCTTCGAGGTGTCGACTTCAGAAGGCGGCATGAACTGCCACATCGGATATCCCGGGTAACCGACAATGGGCATCATCAGCTTCTGCCCCGCAGCTTGCCCCTGTGCATGGAAGGGTGCTAGCGGCGCCTGAGGGAAGGGGGCCGGCATCAGAGTGGGATGAGGCATGTAGGCTGGAGTTGCAGTCATAAGCTTCATCTGGTGCTCTAAGCTCTCCTTCTCTACTTTCAGCTTCTGCTTCTCTTCACGAAGCTCATCCTTCTCTGTCTGGAAGTTATAGAAAGAATAATCATTTCATATCCATCACAGATCATTGAAAAAGAATCATCAGAAAAGGAACAGCTTTGGCACCCTCAAGGAACTTTTTGCACAACCAGTGCTGCAAATCAACGACTTGCGAGCGCTCAGAGCCATAGCAGGACAAGAGATACATATTGCACACTACAGTACAATCAACAATCTAATCAAATTTGTAATGACAAGACAGCAGTATGTTAGACATGTGAAATTTCACAGAATTACAAATAGTATTAAGGCTCGATGGTTAACtgcatcaatcactaaaaatgaAATGCCTTATGCAAGCAATACATGCTATGTGCTCCGCGGCAATACACAGCATCACCATATAGGTAACCAGCTATGCAGTTTGTGGTCATCCAATGGCTGATTTGCAGTTTGTGGACATAATTCacaatcaaaataaataaatttgtgGCCATATTACTAGCTGGTAACCAGAAATGTCTTGGATGAGCTAAAGCAAGAGCAGTCAGCAGTGTATGCATGCGTCGAGCATAGGCTAGCATACAGCATTGCACGCTTTGCTAGTCTTAGATAAAGATCTCATTGTCGTCAATGAACATAAAAATTCTACCGGACAGTTATTGGGAATGTCAACCAAGTAGTAGTTCACTCATAACAAGAAAgacaaaataatttaattttccCAAAAATGTGATTTGTTCCTGAATAATCAAAGCATGTTCGTACTGCAGAAAAGACTGTATTATATGTAAGATTAACAGGAAATAGGCAAATCACCTTTAGTTCTTTAATTTTTTCTTCAAGACTATCATTAGTATCCTTCAACTGTTGAGTTTCTGTACGAAGCTGAATAACCATGCGAGTAGCATCACTTAGGATAGCGACTTTGTCAGCTTTTACGGGCTTCCCTGGTTCCAAAGTAGTCCCCAGTTCAAGAAACCTAGAAATCATAAGAAACATTTAGGTTAACAACAGGGCAATTCATCTTTCACAGTCTAGTGTCAGCAAATTTGTGATTATGATTTACCTGTCATTTAGCTTGTCCCTTCTCAGTTTTTCCCTGCAAGCTTTCGATGTTGGCCTACCGCTGGATCCTGACCCTAAACTGCGACTTGCAATAGACTTACAGTTATAGAACTGATGACTGGATACAATGAGCTAATATACATACTCTAAGTTGTCGAGTGAAATAACAGCCTGACCGTTTATTACTGCCAGGCTCCTTGAACATATCATTGGTGTTCACAAAGCTGCCCACTTCCACACTgtcaaaataaaaggaaaactTCTTAGCAATTCTGACTCTAGATAAAATTCACAGATGCTACCTAGTTTCAACCAAAAATCATTCATCTCCAAAATTAATCAGAGAACTAGCTACATGTAAAGCATCTTTTTCTGCCAACATGCACTACACTGCTTTCAGTAAAGcaaaaaaggaacaaaaaagCAGCATCACTGCAAATCAACACCATACCGAAGCCTAGCAATTGCTATGCTACAGCCATTTTCATAATAACAT
Protein-coding regions in this window:
- the LOC133894935 gene encoding transcription factor ILR3-like; the encoded protein is MSLPPTGGGGGGGDDWFLDCGILDDLPAAACGAFPWDASPSSSNPSVEVGSFVNTNDMFKEPGSNKRLGSGSSGRPTSKACREKLRRDKLNDRFLELGTTLEPGKPVKADKVAILSDATRMVIQLRTETQQLKDTNDSLEEKIKELKTEKDELREEKQKLKVEKESLEHQMKLMTATPAYMPHPTLMPAPFPQAPLAPFHAQGQAAGQKLMMPIVGYPGYPMWQFMPPSEVDTSKDSEACPPVA